One region of Termitidicoccus mucosus genomic DNA includes:
- a CDS encoding endonuclease/exonuclease/phosphatase family protein, whose translation MKQKMNHLRQNNIPWTGKARAFMVLMMALPVALAQASQSEDGVPARARKAADSVRVVTANIRQMLDADIKTGNSWEQRKELCRDVLIAQEADIFCFQESRLAQMLYFEQAMPGFAHFGIGNPRKDDAPPEPINAIMYSTKRFEKVDSGGFWLSATPDTPTTHFEGSSNRLANWLRLKDRKSGREIIVWNTHLHHVGDAVREKQIAVLLARTGKISAGIPQILTADFNTSAERAVIKSIKAAGWTDSYAFMHGPEDPGLTAHRFLGAELGATPEGQKRRKIDFVFCNGQFRPIDAEVIRDSRAGRYPSDHYFVSAELEYAKGSGTDVR comes from the coding sequence ATGAAACAAAAAATGAATCATCTCCGGCAGAATAACATTCCATGGACCGGGAAAGCCCGTGCGTTCATGGTATTGATGATGGCGCTGCCGGTCGCGCTGGCACAGGCTTCGCAGTCCGAGGACGGCGTTCCCGCCCGCGCACGCAAGGCCGCGGATTCCGTCCGCGTGGTCACGGCCAACATCCGCCAGATGCTGGACGCCGATATAAAAACCGGCAACAGCTGGGAGCAGCGCAAGGAGCTCTGCCGCGACGTGCTGATCGCGCAGGAGGCGGATATCTTTTGTTTTCAGGAAAGCCGCCTGGCGCAGATGCTTTACTTTGAGCAGGCCATGCCCGGGTTTGCGCACTTTGGCATCGGCAACCCGCGCAAGGATGACGCGCCTCCGGAGCCGATCAACGCCATCATGTATTCCACCAAGCGTTTTGAAAAGGTGGACTCAGGCGGTTTCTGGCTTTCCGCGACGCCGGACACGCCCACCACGCACTTTGAGGGATCCTCCAACCGCCTGGCCAACTGGCTCCGCCTGAAAGACCGGAAGAGCGGACGCGAAATCATCGTGTGGAACACGCACCTCCATCATGTCGGGGATGCGGTGAGGGAAAAGCAAATTGCAGTGCTCCTTGCCCGCACCGGAAAGATTTCTGCCGGCATCCCGCAAATCCTGACCGCCGATTTTAATACCAGCGCGGAACGCGCTGTCATCAAGAGCATAAAGGCCGCCGGCTGGACCGATTCTTACGCCTTCATGCACGGCCCCGAGGATCCCGGCCTGACCGCCCACCGTTTCCTCGGCGCCGAGCTTGGCGCGACGCCGGAGGGACAGAAGCGCCGCAAAATTGATTTCGTTTTTTGCAACGGCCAGTTCAGGCCGATTGATGCCGAGGTAATCCGCGACAGCCGCGCCGGGCGCTATCCGAGTGATCATTATTTCGTCTCCGCCGAGCTGGAATATGCAAAGGGCTCGGGCACAGACGTGCGTTGA
- a CDS encoding arabinose isomerase — MDRFPSLLPPAPPLRVGLFGIGLDAYWPQFTGLKERLEGYLARVAEKLGRPGVEVVNAGLVDNPDRARAAGSELRRADVDLIFLHVTTYALSSTVLPVVQRARVPVIVLNLAPAPAIDYKAFNALRDRTRMTGDWLAHCAACPVPEIANVFNRAGVHFHQITGVLDNDPECWSEVDAWVEAARVASGMAGNRLGLMGHYYGGMLDIYSDLTLQCAAFGTHVEMLEIEELAALRRDVDCADMAKRVAEFHEVFDVQPDCRAADLAEAARTSLALDRLVAAHRLGSMAYFHKGTGMPECEAVISSIILGTSLLTGRGVPVAGEYEVKNAQAMKIMDLFGAGGSFTEYYAMDFNDDVVLMGHDGPGHIKIAQGKTKVRPLDVYHGKVGRGVSVEMAVRHGPVTLLSVVETVDGKLALLCAEAESVPGPILEIGNTNSRYRFACGAREFVNRWNSHGPAHHCAIGVGHITAKIEKLGRLLGLKTIRAC; from the coding sequence ATGGACCGCTTCCCCTCCCTGCTCCCCCCCGCGCCCCCGCTTCGCGTCGGTTTGTTCGGCATCGGACTCGACGCCTATTGGCCGCAATTCACCGGACTCAAGGAACGCCTTGAGGGCTATCTCGCGCGGGTCGCGGAAAAACTCGGACGCCCCGGCGTGGAGGTCGTCAACGCCGGCCTGGTGGACAACCCGGACCGCGCTCGCGCCGCCGGGAGCGAGTTGCGCCGGGCGGACGTGGATTTGATTTTCCTGCACGTGACCACCTACGCGCTGTCGTCCACCGTGCTGCCCGTCGTGCAGCGCGCGCGCGTGCCGGTCATCGTGCTCAACCTCGCGCCCGCGCCCGCGATTGATTACAAGGCGTTCAACGCGCTCCGCGACCGCACGCGCATGACCGGCGACTGGCTTGCGCACTGCGCTGCATGCCCCGTGCCCGAGATCGCGAATGTGTTCAACCGGGCCGGCGTGCATTTTCATCAGATCACCGGCGTGCTGGATAACGACCCCGAATGCTGGAGCGAGGTGGACGCGTGGGTCGAGGCGGCGCGCGTCGCCTCCGGCATGGCCGGCAATCGTCTCGGTCTCATGGGACACTACTACGGCGGCATGCTCGATATTTACTCCGACCTCACGCTGCAATGCGCGGCCTTTGGCACGCACGTCGAGATGTTGGAAATCGAGGAGTTGGCCGCGCTGCGGCGGGACGTGGACTGTGCCGACATGGCGAAACGCGTGGCGGAGTTTCACGAGGTGTTTGACGTGCAGCCCGACTGCCGCGCCGCCGACCTGGCCGAGGCTGCCCGCACCTCGCTCGCGCTTGACCGCCTCGTCGCCGCGCACCGGCTCGGTTCGATGGCCTATTTCCACAAAGGCACGGGCATGCCCGAATGCGAGGCGGTGATCAGCTCGATTATCCTTGGCACCTCGTTGCTCACGGGACGCGGCGTTCCGGTCGCGGGCGAATACGAGGTGAAAAACGCGCAGGCCATGAAAATCATGGACCTGTTCGGCGCGGGCGGCTCATTCACCGAATACTACGCGATGGATTTCAACGACGATGTGGTGCTCATGGGGCACGACGGCCCCGGCCACATCAAGATCGCGCAAGGCAAAACCAAGGTGCGGCCGCTCGATGTTTATCACGGCAAGGTCGGGCGCGGCGTGTCGGTCGAGATGGCCGTGCGCCACGGCCCGGTGACGCTGCTGTCGGTGGTGGAAACCGTCGACGGCAAACTCGCCCTGCTTTGCGCCGAGGCAGAGTCGGTGCCCGGCCCGATTCTGGAGATCGGCAACACCAACAGCCGCTACCGCTTTGCCTGCGGAGCGCGCGAGTTTGTGAATCGCTGGAACAGCCACGGCCCCGCGCACCATTGCGCGATCGGCGTCGGCCACATCACCGCCAAGATTGAAAAACTCGGACGGCTCCTCGGCCTGAAAACCATCCGCGCGTGCTGA
- a CDS encoding TonB-dependent receptor plug domain-containing protein, whose translation MTKLDSAPRSLLLLVSSILLFVRAAPAQVVSSRPGPDASAPMNMQPRVEPPGAKPSEELVEMSPFVVQSERDTGYVATDSLAGTRFRTPLKDIAASISVVTKDLMDDLGANTLEDLLVYTAGTEVMAPGGNYSGSYSKSDGSQNFEDQRDTASSTTRVRGLAAADQTRNFFLSPFIPMDGYNTQSVTVNRGANAILFGFGSPAGIIENSLIAPAFKNRGNARFSFGSYDSHRFSFDLERVLWKNKLAVRVAMLDDNRRYEQLFSFRDQERYFGAVTYKPFKYTSIRVNGEHGHIDQRMPRLDPPIDSLTTWWDFDQPTRTNDFTANKVLDPSRGVETAYQRNNNLDGMAGNWGNNPALVYYTVDDAMPSDVYIGYVNVPAQYINLNNGVGTYRVLAPRSSREIAQYVAPVDPLASFMVAKQITDRSIFDYRTYMIDGPNSGLWIDFDTANVVAEQLFRAGPAGHGGVEMVYDYQHSTSSMYRTLNGYRGNNIFIDANTVTIDGRPNPNFGRPFLSSSGMYNHIDNVLETWRGTAFFQYDFPKHGGGLLLRLLGVQSVNLMGSRYEREQNLRSGYNAAVDPAFSVGTAGNNSLGTYRKITNIVYLGPSLYGKESAVGANLPGVRARMVFPATVDVRTLNPSTNYVWGTQTVPVYTYEDDYAYTTNTRQRDLSKVESTAFVWQGNWMDNLLVSTLGWRKDTDRTQKGPAAGQSIPADPVTKTMSLTVPVPMGETMKTSADTFSYGLALHVPPRWLGRIPGRPALSFYYNESENFDVGAGMRVDIVGNHIAPQQGTTEELGFRVSALNNRLSLRATWYETTQDNMTDSRVQVMLNRVYDLEMQLMENMPKAQLDAAGYVGYDSPGASALFRQYLANYQWREYSVRDDGTRDISGPVTPSGIAAVTRSISKGVEIEAVFNPTKNWRILLNVARQKAVRGETSALLDALIADRLPQWQNPAIWEFDLTTVQRVDNYVTSYITGPMTTAKLSNGEWTPELREWRVNLVTNYTFDRGSFLKGWGVGGAMRWEDKVGIGYPVIDNPADDPGTPLITDVKNPFMGPSMTTFDAWLTYRRKIWKGIDWKIQLNIRNLFNKNLFIPVRANPVTKNDINTYDIAAYRIGAERTYEITSTFSF comes from the coding sequence ATGACTAAACTCGACAGCGCCCCGCGCAGTCTTCTTCTGCTGGTTTCCAGCATCTTGTTGTTTGTCCGCGCCGCTCCGGCGCAGGTGGTTTCCTCCCGGCCCGGCCCGGACGCCTCCGCGCCGATGAATATGCAGCCCCGTGTCGAGCCGCCGGGGGCGAAACCATCGGAGGAGCTTGTCGAGATGAGCCCGTTTGTCGTGCAGAGCGAGCGCGACACCGGCTATGTGGCCACCGATTCGCTGGCCGGCACGCGTTTTCGCACGCCGCTCAAGGACATCGCCGCGTCAATCAGCGTCGTGACCAAGGATTTGATGGACGACCTCGGAGCCAACACGCTGGAGGATTTGCTTGTATACACGGCGGGCACCGAGGTCATGGCCCCCGGCGGGAATTACTCCGGCTCTTATAGCAAATCGGACGGCTCGCAGAATTTCGAGGACCAGCGTGACACCGCGTCGTCCACCACCCGCGTGCGCGGCCTCGCGGCGGCGGACCAGACGCGCAATTTTTTCCTCAGCCCGTTCATACCGATGGACGGCTACAACACCCAGAGCGTCACGGTGAACCGCGGGGCCAACGCCATCCTCTTCGGTTTTGGCAGCCCGGCGGGCATCATAGAAAATTCACTGATCGCGCCGGCGTTCAAAAATCGCGGCAACGCGCGCTTCTCCTTCGGCAGTTACGACAGCCACCGGTTCTCCTTTGATCTGGAGCGCGTGTTGTGGAAAAACAAACTCGCCGTCCGCGTGGCCATGCTCGACGACAACCGCCGTTACGAGCAGTTGTTCTCCTTCCGCGACCAGGAACGGTATTTCGGCGCCGTCACCTACAAGCCGTTCAAATATACATCCATCCGCGTCAACGGCGAGCATGGCCACATCGACCAGCGCATGCCGCGCCTCGACCCGCCGATCGACAGCCTGACCACGTGGTGGGATTTTGACCAGCCGACGCGGACGAACGATTTCACCGCCAACAAAGTCCTCGACCCGTCGCGCGGCGTGGAGACGGCCTATCAACGCAACAACAATCTCGACGGCATGGCGGGCAACTGGGGCAACAACCCCGCGCTGGTTTATTACACGGTGGATGACGCCATGCCGTCGGATGTCTATATCGGCTATGTCAACGTGCCCGCGCAGTATATCAATCTCAACAACGGGGTCGGAACCTACCGCGTCCTGGCGCCGCGCAGCTCGCGCGAGATTGCGCAGTATGTCGCGCCCGTGGACCCGCTGGCCAGCTTCATGGTGGCCAAACAGATCACCGACCGCTCCATTTTTGACTACCGCACCTATATGATCGACGGCCCCAACAGCGGGCTCTGGATTGATTTCGACACGGCGAACGTCGTGGCCGAGCAGTTGTTCCGCGCCGGCCCCGCCGGCCACGGCGGCGTCGAGATGGTCTATGATTACCAGCACAGCACCTCGTCCATGTATCGCACGCTGAACGGTTATCGCGGAAACAATATATTCATCGACGCCAACACCGTGACCATAGACGGGCGGCCCAATCCAAATTTCGGGCGCCCATTCCTTTCCTCCAGCGGCATGTATAACCATATAGACAATGTGCTGGAGACCTGGCGCGGCACGGCGTTTTTCCAGTATGATTTCCCGAAGCATGGCGGCGGCCTCCTCCTCCGGCTCCTCGGCGTGCAGAGCGTCAACCTCATGGGCTCGCGCTACGAGCGCGAGCAAAACCTCCGCTCCGGCTACAACGCGGCGGTGGACCCCGCCTTCTCGGTCGGCACCGCGGGCAACAACTCGCTGGGCACTTACCGCAAGATAACCAACATCGTCTATCTCGGGCCATCGCTTTACGGCAAGGAAAGCGCCGTCGGCGCGAACCTGCCGGGCGTGCGCGCGAGGATGGTTTTCCCCGCGACGGTGGATGTCAGGACGCTGAATCCCTCCACCAACTATGTGTGGGGCACGCAGACAGTTCCCGTTTATACCTACGAGGACGATTACGCCTACACCACCAACACCCGGCAGCGCGATCTCAGCAAGGTCGAGTCCACCGCCTTTGTCTGGCAGGGCAACTGGATGGACAACCTGCTCGTCTCCACCCTCGGCTGGAGAAAGGACACCGACCGGACGCAGAAAGGCCCGGCAGCCGGGCAAAGCATCCCCGCCGATCCCGTCACCAAGACGATGAGCCTGACCGTCCCCGTTCCCATGGGCGAGACCATGAAGACCAGCGCGGACACCTTCAGCTACGGGCTGGCGCTGCACGTGCCGCCGCGCTGGCTCGGGCGCATCCCCGGCAGACCCGCGCTCTCGTTTTATTATAATGAGTCGGAAAACTTCGACGTCGGCGCCGGTATGCGTGTCGACATTGTCGGCAACCACATCGCGCCGCAGCAGGGCACGACCGAGGAGCTCGGCTTCCGGGTTTCGGCGCTCAACAACCGCCTCAGTCTCCGGGCGACCTGGTATGAGACGACCCAGGACAACATGACCGACTCGCGCGTGCAGGTCATGCTGAACCGCGTTTACGACTTGGAAATGCAGCTCATGGAAAACATGCCCAAGGCGCAGCTCGACGCCGCCGGCTACGTGGGCTACGACAGTCCCGGCGCCTCCGCGCTCTTCCGGCAATACCTCGCCAATTATCAATGGCGGGAATACAGCGTCAGGGACGACGGCACGCGCGATATTTCCGGCCCCGTCACCCCGTCGGGAATCGCCGCCGTCACCCGCTCCATCTCCAAGGGCGTGGAAATCGAGGCGGTGTTCAATCCCACCAAGAACTGGCGCATCCTGCTCAACGTGGCCCGGCAAAAGGCCGTGCGCGGCGAGACCAGCGCGCTGCTCGACGCGCTCATCGCCGACCGGCTTCCCCAATGGCAAAACCCCGCCATCTGGGAATTCGACCTCACGACCGTGCAGCGCGTGGACAACTATGTGACCTCCTATATAACCGGCCCGATGACCACGGCCAAGCTGTCCAACGGCGAATGGACGCCCGAGCTGCGCGAATGGCGCGTGAATCTCGTCACCAATTACACCTTTGACCGCGGCTCGTTCCTCAAGGGCTGGGGCGTCGGAGGCGCCATGCGCTGGGAGGACAAGGTCGGCATCGGTTATCCCGTGATCGACAATCCGGCGGACGATCCGGGCACGCCCCTGATCACGGACGTGAAAAATCCCTTCATGGGCCCGTCGATGACCACCTTCGACGCGTGGCTGACCTACCGGAGAAAAATCTGGAAGGGCATCGATTGGAAAATCCAGCTCAACATAAGGAATCTCTTTAACAAAAACCTGTTCATCCCCGTGAGGGCGAACCCGGTGACAAAAAATGATATCAACACCTACGACATCGCCGCCTATCGCATCGGCGCCGAGCGGACATATGAAATCACATCGACGTTCTCGTTTTAG
- a CDS encoding endonuclease/exonuclease/phosphatase family protein → MAIYKKSHVMLRRAFLAGIALCAWCATIAPASGEVVQRVRKSAASVRVVSANIRHIKAEDDKAGNGWEQRKELCRDVLLAQDADIICCQEATEKQLADFIELLPGYGQFGIGNRNPIIRSNAILYSTVRFEKMAGDGFWMSPTPQVKGSKAWGSKAPRFVNWVHLRDRKTGRELIVWNTHFDYLSRPARENGAGVAMVIMGKIPADVPQVFTGDFNSPGDSRAIEIVKERGWIDTYAELHGAEDPGLTAHQFNGARFAATAQGGGRKKIDFVFRKGPLKTLAAEIIRDERAGRYPSDHYFVSAELEFESPPAGALAQAVSVEKRQPARNDAGRHP, encoded by the coding sequence ATGGCTATATACAAGAAATCCCATGTGATGCTCCGCCGCGCCTTCCTTGCGGGGATCGCGCTCTGCGCTTGGTGTGCGACGATCGCGCCTGCATCCGGCGAAGTCGTGCAGCGTGTCAGGAAATCGGCGGCGTCTGTCCGCGTCGTTTCCGCGAATATCCGGCACATCAAGGCCGAGGATGACAAGGCGGGCAACGGCTGGGAACAGCGCAAGGAGCTTTGCCGCGATGTGCTGCTTGCGCAGGATGCCGACATCATCTGCTGCCAGGAGGCCACCGAGAAGCAACTGGCCGATTTTATCGAGCTGCTGCCGGGCTACGGCCAGTTTGGCATTGGGAACCGAAACCCGATTATACGCAGCAACGCGATTTTGTATTCGACCGTCCGCTTCGAAAAAATGGCAGGGGACGGCTTCTGGATGTCGCCCACGCCGCAGGTGAAAGGGTCAAAGGCGTGGGGCTCGAAGGCACCGCGCTTTGTCAACTGGGTGCATTTGCGCGACCGCAAGACCGGACGCGAGCTTATCGTGTGGAACACGCACTTCGACTACCTCAGCCGGCCCGCGCGCGAGAACGGAGCGGGGGTCGCCATGGTCATCATGGGCAAAATCCCCGCGGACGTGCCGCAGGTCTTTACCGGCGACTTCAACAGCCCGGGGGACAGCCGCGCGATTGAAATCGTGAAGGAGCGCGGCTGGATTGACACCTATGCGGAACTGCACGGCGCGGAGGATCCGGGGCTGACCGCGCACCAGTTCAACGGCGCGCGCTTCGCCGCGACCGCACAGGGGGGCGGGCGGAAGAAAATCGATTTCGTCTTCCGCAAAGGTCCGCTCAAAACGCTTGCCGCCGAGATCATCCGCGACGAGCGAGCCGGGCGCTATCCGAGCGACCACTACTTCGTGTCGGCGGAACTGGAGTTTGAAAGCCCGCCCGCCGGCGCGCTGGCGCAGGCCGTGTCCGTGGAGAAAAGACAGCCCGCGCGGAATGACGCCGGCCGCCACCCATGA
- a CDS encoding endonuclease/exonuclease/phosphatase family protein: MKTPCHNWRLPGCIGLLLSACLLPIPLSHGATHVILTCNIRVALPEDDANGFGWDGRKALCAEVMRARKPDIVCYQEALRTQVEDLKKFFPEFVFFGFDGPEMDAHPEGYHGIAKNVIMFSRERYEMVSAGGFWLSETPHLPGSLSWGSARARHVNWVRLKERVTGRQFRVLNVHLDHRSQPAREEQIKMVLAEAASYPAEFPQIFAGDFNAPSSNAVFGFIKAEGWHDTYKDIHGDADPGFTAHQFLGEKFAEKFQEKSVPGRIDFIFRKGRARTEAAAIIKDQKDGVFPSDHYFVSAAFMLPGDVQP, from the coding sequence ATGAAGACACCGTGTCATAACTGGCGGCTGCCGGGCTGCATAGGTCTGCTGCTCTCGGCATGCCTTCTTCCCATCCCATTGTCGCATGGCGCGACGCATGTCATCCTGACCTGCAACATCCGCGTGGCATTGCCCGAAGACGACGCCAATGGTTTTGGATGGGATGGCAGGAAGGCGCTCTGCGCGGAGGTCATGCGCGCGCGCAAGCCGGACATCGTGTGTTATCAGGAGGCACTCAGGACGCAGGTGGAGGATCTGAAGAAGTTCTTTCCGGAGTTTGTGTTTTTCGGATTCGATGGACCCGAAATGGATGCGCATCCGGAGGGCTACCACGGCATCGCGAAGAATGTGATCATGTTTTCCAGGGAGCGTTACGAGATGGTGTCGGCGGGAGGTTTTTGGCTGTCGGAGACACCGCATCTGCCCGGCAGCCTGTCGTGGGGTTCGGCGCGCGCGCGGCATGTCAACTGGGTGCGGCTGAAGGAACGGGTGACGGGACGGCAGTTTCGCGTGCTGAATGTGCACCTGGACCACCGCTCGCAGCCGGCGCGCGAGGAGCAGATTAAAATGGTTCTGGCCGAGGCCGCGTCATACCCGGCGGAATTTCCCCAGATATTTGCGGGCGATTTTAACGCGCCTTCCAGTAACGCCGTGTTTGGTTTCATAAAGGCGGAAGGATGGCACGACACCTATAAGGATATCCATGGGGACGCCGATCCCGGATTTACCGCCCATCAGTTCCTTGGAGAAAAATTCGCGGAAAAATTTCAGGAAAAATCGGTGCCAGGACGAATTGATTTTATCTTCCGAAAGGGTCGGGCAAGGACGGAAGCCGCGGCCATAATAAAGGACCAGAAGGACGGTGTTTTTCCCAGCGACCATTATTTTGTATCGGCCGCATTTATGCTTCCCGGGGACGTTCAGCCTTAA
- a CDS encoding AraC family transcriptional regulator encodes MNDYFRYFATSPDMDVWGLAVTAAGCTRVRADAPYPPSAHPADHLFGWARGRVLDALQIVLITNGGGRFETKATGLREITAGMAFALLPGVWHRYEPDRRTGWEESWLEVQGPLAARLISHGVFTAEASVRPGVLNAGMEAALEQVHALSRNGPPGFDAPRAAAACAVLAAWERAGREQGRAVSRLMRAVAEAERFLAEHHTEPVDMRELAMRLGVAYSHLRRAFKQDTGFAPWQYVLHLRLARARRLLASSDATLDELAAQLGFNSGFHLSAAFKRAHGVSPQTWRRRLHHP; translated from the coding sequence ATGAATGATTATTTCCGCTATTTCGCGACCTCGCCCGACATGGACGTGTGGGGCCTGGCGGTGACGGCGGCGGGCTGCACGCGGGTGCGGGCCGACGCGCCCTACCCGCCGTCCGCGCATCCCGCCGATCACCTGTTCGGCTGGGCGCGGGGCCGCGTGCTGGATGCGTTGCAAATCGTGCTCATCACCAACGGCGGAGGCCGCTTCGAAACCAAGGCAACCGGCCTGCGGGAAATCACGGCCGGCATGGCGTTCGCGTTGCTGCCCGGCGTCTGGCATCGCTACGAGCCCGACCGGCGCACCGGCTGGGAGGAAAGCTGGCTGGAGGTGCAAGGCCCTCTGGCGGCCCGGCTGATAAGCCATGGCGTGTTCACGGCCGAGGCATCCGTGCGCCCGGGTGTGCTGAATGCCGGCATGGAGGCCGCGCTGGAGCAGGTCCACGCGCTTTCGCGCAACGGGCCGCCCGGTTTCGACGCCCCTCGCGCGGCGGCGGCCTGCGCGGTGCTTGCCGCGTGGGAACGCGCGGGGCGCGAGCAGGGCCGCGCAGTCTCGCGGCTGATGCGCGCCGTGGCCGAGGCGGAGCGATTCCTGGCCGAGCACCACACCGAGCCGGTTGACATGCGCGAGCTGGCCATGCGCCTGGGCGTGGCCTACTCGCACCTCCGCCGGGCGTTCAAGCAGGATACAGGATTTGCCCCATGGCAGTATGTGCTGCACCTGCGCCTCGCGCGCGCGCGGCGGCTGCTGGCGTCAAGTGACGCGACCCTCGACGAGCTTGCCGCCCAACTCGGTTTCAATTCCGGCTTCCATCTGTCCGCCGCGTTCAAGCGCGCGCACGGCGTCTCCCCGCAAACATGGCGGCGGAGGCTGCACCATCCGTGA